In Candidatus Schekmanbacteria bacterium, the DNA window CATACGAGAACCAGTGTTTCTTTGAAACCCTGTTTATCCATGCTCTGACAAAAATTAAACTAATCGGAATGAATACAACGAGAAGAAGAAGTGTCAGAGCTATCGATGGATTTATCTTTTTTACATAGAAATATAATCCAACTGGAGCTATGACGCTTAAAAATGCCTGAGGTATGCAAAGTCCAAAAATATTTTCGAGCTGTTCAACTCCCTCTACAGCAGTGGAAGTTAGACTGCCCGTCTTCTTTACATCTCTGTAGCTCAACTCAAGTTCGATTATCTTTGAATACATCAGCTCACGGGCGCCAACTTTTACCTTTGATGAGATTGTGTAAACTGCTTTGTTCGCCACCCATGAAAAGAAAAATTTCACTACAAGCGCCGCCACCATAGCTAAAACAGCAGAAAGAAACAGTTTATCGCCAAGAGATGTAATCTCGCCGTTGTAAACTTTGTCTACAATAAAACCAATTCGGTCAAAGAGGACCACTGTTGTTGCAATCAAAATGAGATTCGCTATTACCGCAACAGCAGTCCATCCTTTAGATGCTTTTCCGAATGAAAAAATATTATATTTTTTTTCCATTCCTTCTTCTCCCCATTAAATTTTCCTTAAAAGTTTTACCATATTGAGAATCATTCTCATATGAATATCTGTTCAAATATAGTAACATATTTTCGCAGTGTCAAATTTTTTTTCTCATTTCATCCTGACCTTCTATAGGTTGACGAAATCAATGAAATATTTAGAAAAAATATGTTTTCACCTGATGGATTTTTTGTAAATTAAGTTAAATAAAGAGTAAAAAATATGAAAAATGGCGGTCAATAATGGGTAAGACTGCCGTCTCTTTTAGTTTTCTGCACTGCAAAGATAAAAATAGTGACACTCAGGGGAAGCATTATAATACAGAAAAGCAGAAGAGCTAAAATATGAAATTTCAATTGGAAAATTGAATACCCCTTCAATAGCGCCAGTCTCATTCCTTCCAATGCATATGTTATTGGCAGGAAATATGACAACTTCTGAAGCCATGATGGCAAGACATCTACCGGATAATAGACACCTCCAAGAAACCAAGATGCATTTGTGAATATCCACATAAAGGGGTCGCCCCTTTTCAACACCATAATGAAACTTGCAGAAATTATTCCAAGACTTGAAAAAGCAATTGTTGTAAGCATTAATATTAAAATGGCAATGGGAATTCCCTTTGCATCCATATTCACGCCAAATACAAAAGCGCCCAACAAAAGATATAGGACAACACGGAGAGAAGTCAGAAGAAAACTATATAATGATGAAGATATAATAATTGTGGGAATTGAAGTTTGAGTCACCAATAATGCTTCGAGGGTGCCGGACACCTGCGCACCCTGAATTGCCGTTGAAAAACTTGAAAGGGCAACTGAAAGATAACTCGAAAAAGCTATGCCTATGAGGACAAAGGCAAAGTAGTCTCCTCCATAGGGTTTCAAATAGGGTGATGCGGCAGTGCCAACAAGTTTCGAAACAAAATAAAAAAGTATCGTAGAAAGAAATATTCCTATAAACTGCGTTATAAAATTGAATTTATAACTTGACTGCTCCAAAAAATCTTTCTTCAAGAAAGCTAATGGTTTAGAGAGAATCATTCATTTTTGTCCTCTTCGGTTATCGATGAAAAAATCTCTTCCAAGCTTTGGCTAACAGGATGAAAGGATATCACATTTAAATCTCTATCCAACATCTCCTTAACTATCTCCTTTATCTGAAGTTTATCATCACTCAAATAAAAATCACAAAAGAACACCTTGTTTTCACTGCCATTTTTCAAGGATGGGTTATCTATTCCTTTTATACTCTTTAATCTTGAAACTAAATCTTCCTCATCGCCGAAAAGCTCTACTCTGTATCTATTCCCCTTTGTTATTATCCTTCTTATTTCATCAATAGTGCCGCACGCTTTGAGCTTTCCTTTATCAATGATTGCGATTCTGTCACACAAGGTTTCCGCTTCAGATAAATTGTGTGTAGCAAGAATGACAGTCGTACCCCTTTTTCTGACGATTTCTTCTTTGATAAATTCACGAAGCTGTTTTGCAGCTGTCGGGTCAAGACTTCTTGTGGGCTCATCTAAAAAAAGCACAGCAGGGTCTGTCAACAGTCCGCGCGCTATGGCAAGTTTTTGCTTCATTCCTGTTGAATAATCCTTGAAATGCCTGTCTGCATCTTTTGATAATCCTGTTAATTCAAGAACTTCCTCAATCTTCTTTTTCGCCTCTCTCTTTTCCAAGTTGTTCAACACAGCAAAAAACTCTAAGTTTTGCCTGCCTGTAAGACGCCAATAACTGCTCCTTTCATCTCCCATAGCATAACCGATCGAGCGCCTCACCTTCATTCCTTCCTTTTCTACATCGAATCCTGCCACAAGCGCTTTTCCGGAAGTAGGAAGGACTACTGTGGAAAGAATTTTGAGAAAGGTTGTTTTTCCGGCCCCGTTTGGACCAAGCAGTCCAAATAATTCACCTTTTCGAACTTTTACGGATATCCCCTTCAATGCCGTTATGATTTTCTTTCTAAAAGGGGCTGTCAAATAATCCCTATACTTTTTAAGCTCCCGGTAATTTTTAACAATATCGTATGTTTCTACCGCATATTCCAAAATTTACTTATCTCCCATATCTTCAATTTGCTAAGTTTCTTGAAAAGATAACAGATTTAATGATAAACAATATAAATCTATATTATAATAACTGAAAGGGCTTAAACAATAACTTTGTTTTATGCATTATTAAATTGAAAGGGAAAACAGAGAGGTGGAAAAAACGCTTCTAAATGTAGAAGATTTGAAAACATATTTCTATAAGAATGACAAGGTTATCAAAGCTGTTGACGGACTTTCATTCAAAATCAATGAAGGTGAAATCCACGGCATAGTAGGTGAATCAGGATGCGGAAAAAGTGTAACTGCATTTTCTATTTTAAAACTTATCCCATCGCCCCCGGGGAAAATCGTAAGCGGTAAAATCATATTTGAGGGGAAGGAAATTCTTTCACTGCCTGAAAAGGAAATCAGAAAAATCAGAGGCAACCGCATATCTATTATTTTTCAAGAGCCAATGACATATCTAAATCCCGTATTTACCATTGGCAACCAAATTGCGGAAGCTCTCGTTGTGCATAAGAATGTAAAGAAGAAGGAAGCAATGGAAGCCGCAATAGATATGCTTTCAAGAGTCGGTATGCCTGCACCTGAATTACGAATAAAAGAATATCCGCATCAGTTGAGCGGCGGAATGAGACAGCGTGTCTTAATAGCAATGGCGCTTATCTGCGGACCATCGCTTCTAATTGCAGACGAACCAACAACTGCACTCGATGTTACGATTCAAGCACAAATCTTAGACCTCATAATCAAACTGCAAAAAGAAAACAATATGTCCGTAATGCTCATTACACATGATTTTGGGGTGGTAGCTGAAACCTGCCAAAGAGTATCCGTAATGTATGGTGGAAAAATAGTAGAATCTGCAGATGTGTTATCCATATTTGACAATCCTCTTCATCCTTATACATCAGGACTTCTTAAAGCGGTACGCTCAGGAAATGAAACAGGCAGAAAGAAACGGCTTGAAACGATACCGGGAAATGTGCCAAATCCTGCTTTTTTACCCGAGGGGTGCCGTTTTAATCCGAGATGCCCAATTGCAGACGGCTACTGCAGACAAAAGGAACCGGAATTGATTGAAAAAGAAAGAGGTCATCTTGTAAGGTGCTGGAAAGCGCAGTAATGTAAGTCAACTTCTCAAAAAAGGCTTGAAAC includes these proteins:
- a CDS encoding ABC transporter permease, producing the protein MILSKPLAFLKKDFLEQSSYKFNFITQFIGIFLSTILFYFVSKLVGTAASPYLKPYGGDYFAFVLIGIAFSSYLSVALSSFSTAIQGAQVSGTLEALLVTQTSIPTIIISSSLYSFLLTSLRVVLYLLLGAFVFGVNMDAKGIPIAILILMLTTIAFSSLGIISASFIMVLKRGDPFMWIFTNASWFLGGVYYPVDVLPSWLQKLSYFLPITYALEGMRLALLKGYSIFQLKFHILALLLFCIIMLPLSVTIFIFAVQKTKRDGSLTHY
- a CDS encoding ABC transporter ATP-binding protein, encoding MEYAVETYDIVKNYRELKKYRDYLTAPFRKKIITALKGISVKVRKGELFGLLGPNGAGKTTFLKILSTVVLPTSGKALVAGFDVEKEGMKVRRSIGYAMGDERSSYWRLTGRQNLEFFAVLNNLEKREAKKKIEEVLELTGLSKDADRHFKDYSTGMKQKLAIARGLLTDPAVLFLDEPTRSLDPTAAKQLREFIKEEIVRKRGTTVILATHNLSEAETLCDRIAIIDKGKLKACGTIDEIRRIITKGNRYRVELFGDEEDLVSRLKSIKGIDNPSLKNGSENKVFFCDFYLSDDKLQIKEIVKEMLDRDLNVISFHPVSQSLEEIFSSITEEDKNE
- a CDS encoding ABC transporter ATP-binding protein; this translates as MEKTLLNVEDLKTYFYKNDKVIKAVDGLSFKINEGEIHGIVGESGCGKSVTAFSILKLIPSPPGKIVSGKIIFEGKEILSLPEKEIRKIRGNRISIIFQEPMTYLNPVFTIGNQIAEALVVHKNVKKKEAMEAAIDMLSRVGMPAPELRIKEYPHQLSGGMRQRVLIAMALICGPSLLIADEPTTALDVTIQAQILDLIIKLQKENNMSVMLITHDFGVVAETCQRVSVMYGGKIVESADVLSIFDNPLHPYTSGLLKAVRSGNETGRKKRLETIPGNVPNPAFLPEGCRFNPRCPIADGYCRQKEPELIEKERGHLVRCWKAQ